In one window of Cytophagaceae bacterium ABcell3 DNA:
- the tssO gene encoding type VI secretion system TssO: MNALNRKEILQKYLVFLGYFTALLFITISCGFFFLKASKSYASAIKERKKEVEVFNENMASLSAKMDTINNYLGLLNTNLVSNEEALERTILKVKEQAVKEIEALENAGDNQYEFYKTMLKDVDLILDSKKSLQEEKEEEDNYKRKLLECNKANLQFRK, encoded by the coding sequence ATGAATGCACTAAATAGAAAAGAGATTTTGCAGAAGTATCTCGTTTTCCTCGGTTACTTCACTGCTTTGCTTTTCATCACAATTAGTTGTGGCTTTTTTTTCCTAAAAGCGTCTAAAAGCTATGCCAGCGCTATAAAAGAAAGAAAAAAAGAAGTGGAGGTTTTTAACGAAAACATGGCGTCTCTATCTGCAAAGATGGACACTATAAATAATTACCTGGGCTTGCTCAATACAAACTTGGTATCTAATGAAGAAGCGCTGGAAAGAACAATTTTAAAAGTCAAAGAACAAGCGGTCAAAGAAATTGAGGCTTTGGAAAATGCTGGCGATAACCAATATGAATTTTACAAAACCATGCTTAAGGATGTTGACCTTATATTGGATTCTAAAAAATCGCTGCAAGAAGAAAAGGAAGAAGAGGACAACTACAAAAGAAAGCTGCTCGAGTGCAATAAGGCAAACTTACAATTTCGAAAATAA